A window of Lepidochelys kempii isolate rLepKem1 chromosome 1, rLepKem1.hap2, whole genome shotgun sequence contains these coding sequences:
- the LOC140914239 gene encoding interleukin-1 receptor-like 2, with product MATAVITCSIILVFISSVKADECMVHDVLHSQSLLSVLVGEPLTIDCLLDKTLALQHMNYSLTWYKSGRKIPVTQVKLSRIHQHENLLWFMPAILEDSGSYECVIWNLTSCNKIYFNVIVFKNTAGLCFNGDFFYAQEIPASSNEKIVCPHLDYFRDEKNTLPIHWYKECNLIDNERFLNWNDDLIIISANVNDSGNYVCKMTYNYMGKEYNISRNIYVTVIETPLKKKTEILYPRNNTIEVELGSSVIVDCNVSSFKDSSVGISWKVNNTLVNFLFMGRVQEGNQEDSFPDGYLFSTVTLSITEVKQEDYGRQFVCHAGEVAAYIALRQSVRNFQGYLTGGLLAPVFVIVVVILIYKYFKVDIVLWYRKSCRPFLSKEVSDGKIYDAYVFYPKINKVDCIYPPDNFVLTLLPEVLERQCGYNLFILGRDDLPGKAVVSVVDETIKQSRRLIIVLVPESSSCSLLEDIFEQQLVVYNALVQDGIKVILIELDKIKNYTNMPESIKYIKQKHGAIRWKGDFTEKSYSANTKFWKNVRYQMPSRCPTSSELHLLPTTLNSFQTTER from the exons ATGGCTACAGCTGTGATTACCTGCAGTATAATCCTAGTGTTTATCTCTTCAGTGAAGGCAG ACGAATGCATGGTACATGATGTGCTGCATAGTCAAAGTTTGTTATCTGTACTGGTAGGAGAACCTCTTACTATTGATTGTTTGTTAGATAAAACACTAGCTCTTCAGCACATGAATTACAGCTTGACTTGGTATAAAAGTGGGAGAAAAATACCTGTAACTCAAGTGAAACTTTCCAGAATACATCAGCATGAGAACTTGCTTTGGTTTATGCCTGCAATTTTAGAAGACTCAGGATCCTATGAATGTGTCATATG GAATTTAACAAGCTGcaacaaaatatatttcaatGTAATCGTTTTCAAAAATACTGCtggtttgtgttttaatgggGATTTTTTCTATGCTCAAGAGATACCAGCATCATCAAATGAAAAGATTGTGTGTCCTCATCTAGACTATTTCAGAGATGAGAAAAATACTTTACCCATTCACTGGTATAAG GAATGTAATCTGATTGACAATGAAAGATTTCTAAATTGGAATGATGATCTCATAATAATTAGTGCGAATGTAAATGATTCAGGAAATTACGTATGCAAAATGACATATAATTATATGGGAAAAGAATATAATATTTCACGAAACATTTATGTAACTGTTATAG agACCCCACTGAAGAAGAAAACTGAAATTCTTTATCCAAGAAACAATACAATTGAAGTGGAACTTG GGTCCAGTGTTATCGTGGACTGCAACGTATCAAGTTTTAAAGATAGCTCAGTTGGTATATCCTGGAAAGTCAATAATACTTTAGTCAATTTTTTGTTTATGGGGAGAGTTCAAGAGGGAAATCA AGAAGATTCTTTTCCCGATGGGTACTTATTCTCTACAGTGACACTCAGCATCACAGAAGTGAAGCAGGAGGATTATGGACGTCAGTTTGTGTGTCATGCCGGTGAAGTTGCAGCCTACATTGCATTAAGACAGTCAG TTCGAAATTTTCAAGGATACTTGACTGGAGGACTCCTTGCACCAGTGTTTGTAATAGTTGTTGTCATATTAATCTACAAGTATTTCAAGGTTGACATTGTGCTCTGGTATCGAAAATCCTGTCGTCCTTTTCTGAGTAAAGAAG TTTCAGATGGGAAGATCTATGATGCATATGTATTTTATCCAAAAATCAACAAAGTAGATTGCATCTACCCACCAGATAACTTTGTGCTAACGCTGCTTCCTGAGGTCTTAGAGAGACAGTGTGGATATAATCTGTTTATACTTGGAAGAGATGATCTACCAGGAAAAG CTGTGGTCAGTGTTGTTGATGAAACCATTAAACAAAGCAGAAGGCTTATAATTGTATTAGTACCAGAATCATCAAGTTGCAGTTTATTAGAGGATATCTTCGAACAGCAACTGGTTGTGTACAATGCTCTTGTCCAGGATGGAATTAAAGTTATTCTGATTGAGCTAGATAAAATAAAGAACTATACGAACATGCCAGAATCAATCAAATACATTAAACAAAAGCATGGTGCCATCAGATGGAAAGGGGACTTCACAGAAAAATCCTATTCAGCAAATACAAAATTTTGGAAAAATGTCAGATACCAAATGCCATCCAGATGTCCAACTTCTTCAGAACTACACTTGCTGCCAACAACCTTGAACAGCTTTCAAACCACAGAAAGATGA